In Falco biarmicus isolate bFalBia1 chromosome 5, bFalBia1.pri, whole genome shotgun sequence, a single genomic region encodes these proteins:
- the SOCS2 gene encoding suppressor of cytokine signaling 2 produces MTLRSAGSLESAEGSRAGWRHPGAAAPAAEESRGAAQLAAAMEELRRAGWYWGNMTVAEAKERLQDAPEGTFLVRDSSHSEYLLTISVKTSAGPTNLRIEYQDGKFRLDSITCVRSRLKQFNSVVHLIEYYVLMCKDRTETPSNGTVHLYLNKPLYTSAPSLQHRCRITINKCTNQIWELPLPTRLKEYLKEYQYQV; encoded by the exons atGACCCTGCGCTCCGCCGGGTCCCTGGAGAGTGCGGAGGGCTCCCGGGCGGGCTGGCGGCACCCCGGTGCGGCGGCGCCTGCTGCCGAGGAGTCCCGTGGGGCGGCGCAGCTGGCCGCGGCTATGGAGGAACTGCGGCGGGCAG GATGGTACTGGGGCAACATGACTGTTGCTGAAGCCAAAGAGAGATTACAGGATGCCCCCGAAGGGACCTTCTTGGTTAGGGATAGCTCACATTCAGAGTATCTACTGACTATTTCGGTAAAAACATCAGCGGGACCGACCAATTTGCGTATAGAATATCAAGATGGCAAATTTAGACTGGACTCTATCACTTGTGTCAGATCTAGACTTAAACAGTTCAACAGCGTTGTGCATTTGATTGAGTACTATGTTCTTATGTGTAAGGACAGAACCGAAACACCTTCTAATGGAACAGTTCATCTTTACTTGAACAAACCCCTCTATACATCTGCTCCATCTCTGCAACATCGCTGCAGAATAACTATAAACAAATGTACAAATCAGATCTGGGAGCTGCCATTACCAACGAGACTAAAAGAGTACTTGAAAGAGTACCAATACCAGGTATAA
- the MRPL42 gene encoding 39S ribosomal protein L42, mitochondrial isoform X1: MAMSVRAVWSSLFWMRSVATCKQTPLQNGAMYRACHKSTYSVLPEDYNCKVELAVTSDLKTIVCYHPSLEIPYEHTKPVPRPDPVNNKEETLDQVLKSRLNEKDLKNNSGPTIEELSKMFYTTKHRWYPVGQYHRRRKNPNPPKDR, encoded by the exons ATGGCAATGTCAGTTAGAGCTGTGTGGTCCAGCTTGTTCTGGATGCGTTCAGTAGCAACCTGTAAGCAGACCCCACTGCAGA atggAGCTATGTATCGTGCTTGCCATAAATCTACATATTCAGTTCTCCCTGAAGACTACAATTG caaaGTGGAACTTGCGGTGACATCAGATTTGAAGACAATTGTCTGCTACCACCCTTCGCTTGAGATTCCATACGAGCATACAAAA CCCGTACCACGGCCAGATCCAGTGAATAATAAAGAAGAAACCCTTGATCAAGTTTTGAAATCCAGATTGAATGAAAAAGATCTAAAGAACAATAGCGGTCCTACAATTGAAGAGctcagcaaaatgttttacaCAACAAAACATCGCTGGTATCCTGTGGGACa ataCCACAGAAGACGCAAGAATCCTAATCCTCCTAAAGATCGATAA
- the MRPL42 gene encoding 39S ribosomal protein L42, mitochondrial isoform X2 encodes MAMSVRAVWSSLFWMRSVATCKQTPLQNGAMYRACHKSTYSVLPEDYNCKVELAVTSDLKTIVCYHPSLEIPYEHTKPVPRPDPVNNKEETLDQVLKSRLNEKDLKNNSGPTIEELSKMFYTTKHRWYPVGHLFFF; translated from the exons ATGGCAATGTCAGTTAGAGCTGTGTGGTCCAGCTTGTTCTGGATGCGTTCAGTAGCAACCTGTAAGCAGACCCCACTGCAGA atggAGCTATGTATCGTGCTTGCCATAAATCTACATATTCAGTTCTCCCTGAAGACTACAATTG caaaGTGGAACTTGCGGTGACATCAGATTTGAAGACAATTGTCTGCTACCACCCTTCGCTTGAGATTCCATACGAGCATACAAAA CCCGTACCACGGCCAGATCCAGTGAATAATAAAGAAGAAACCCTTGATCAAGTTTTGAAATCCAGATTGAATGAAAAAGATCTAAAGAACAATAGCGGTCCTACAATTGAAGAGctcagcaaaatgttttacaCAACAAAACATCGCTGGTATCCTGTGGGACa cctttttttcttctag